The following proteins come from a genomic window of Leucoraja erinacea ecotype New England chromosome 1, Leri_hhj_1, whole genome shotgun sequence:
- the LOC129699379 gene encoding ethanolamine-phosphate phospho-lyase-like: protein MGSEIFGKERTLELRQRHIGPSCKVFFAKDPLKIIRAQGQYMYDENNKKYLDCINNVAHVGHCHPTVVQAAIKQMELLNTNARFLHDNLVQYAKQLSETLPPQLSVCYFVNSGSEANDLALRLARQYTGHHDIITLEHAYHGHVTSLIDISPYKFHELHAECQKEFVHIAPSPDVYRGKYREDHPDAASAYAGEVNALIQEARKKGHKMAAFIAESMQSCGGQIIPPPGYFQKVAQYMHSVGGIFIADEVQVGFGRVGKYFWAFQLQGKDFVPDIVTMGKPIGNGHPMSCVVTTKEIAEAFGASGLEYFNTFGGNPVSCAIGLAVLSVIEEEDLQGNATRVGNYLMDLLREQQAKHQLIGDVRGVGLFIGVDLVKDRRKRTPAKAEAQHIIYRLKEHNILLSADGPHRNVLKFKPPMCFTKEDAKSAVEKIDEILTDLEQKTSTRVQNGKSYPVDNTVSVTLRGSKRKMAPASIPEVSSRCRSELEGTKTSPSEECPDGDSGHFKRSACRQEPSSCQDKGLGSNLLASLS, encoded by the exons ATGGGATCCGAGATATTCGGCAAAGAGCGGACcctggagctgaggcagcggcacATCGG GCCATCATGCAAGGTGTTCTTTGCAAAGGACCCACTCAAGATAATCCGTGCCCAGGGCCAGTACATGTATGATGAGAATAACAAGAAGTATTTGGACTGCATTAACAACGTGGCTCATG TGGGGCATTGCCATCCAACTGTGGTGCAAGCTGCTATCAAGCAGATGGAACTGCTGAACACTAACGCACGATTTCTACATGACAATCTGGTACAGTACGCCAAGCAACTCAGTGAGACCCTCCCGCCTCaactatctgtttgctactttgtCAATTCAGG CTCTGAAGCTAATGACCTTGCTCTTCGATTGGCTCGCCAGTATACTGGTCACCATGATATCATCACCCTCGAGCA CGCTTACCATGGACACGTAACATCTTTGATTGACATTAGTCCTTACAAATTCCACGAGCTTCATGCAGAATGTCAGAAGGAATTTGTGCACATT GCACCCTCTCCAGATGTTTACAGAGGGAAGTACAGGGAGGACCATCCTGATGCAGCTTCAGCCTATGCAGGTGAAGTCAATGCACTGATTCAAGAGGCCAGAAAGAAAGGACACAAG ATGGCTGCATTTATTGCTGAATCCATGCAGAGTTGCGGAGGTCAGATAATCCCACCACCTGGCTACTTCCAAAAAGTGGCACA ATACATGCATAGTGTTGGGGGAATTTTCATAGCTGACGAAGTCCAGGTTGGCTTTGGCCGCGTTGGGAAATATTTCTGGGCCTTCCAGTTGCAAGGAAAGGACTTTGTTCCAGACATTGTCACCATGGGCAAACCCATCGGAAATGGCCATCCCATGTCCTGCGTGGTTACAACCAAGGAAATTGCAGAGGCATTTGGAGCATCCGGACTTGAATATTTTAACACG TTTGGAGGTAACCCAGTCTCCTGTGCCATCGGTCTGGCGGTACTGAGCGTCATTGAGGAAGAGGATCTGCAAGGCAATGCCACAAGAGTAGGAAATTACCTGATGGATTTACTGAGAGAACAGCAAGCCAAGCATCAGCTTATTGGCGACGTGAG AGGTGTGGGCTTGTTTATTGGAGTTGACCTGGTTAAAGACCGCAGGAAGCGAACACCAGCCAAGGCAGAAGCACAGCACATAATTTACAG GCTGAAGGAGCATAATATATTATTGAGTGCTGATGGGCCACATCGGAATGTTCTGAAGTTCAAGCCACCAATGTGTTTCACTAAGGAGGATGCCAAGTCTGCGGTCGAGAAAATAGATGAAATTCTTACAG atcttgagcaaaagaccAGTACAAGAGTTCAAAATGGGAAGTCATATCCGGTGGATAATACCGTCTCCGTGACACTCAGGGGCAGCAAGAGAAAG ATGGCCCCTGCCAGCATTCCTGAGGTAAGCAGCAGATGCAGAAGTGAGCTGGAGGGAACGAAGACTTCACCGAGTGAAGAGTGTCCAGATGGAGACAGTGGCCATTTTAAGAGATCCGCTTGCCGACAAGAACCAAGTTCCTGTCAGGACAAAGGATTAGGAAGCAATCTGCTCGCCTCTCTATCTTAA